Proteins encoded together in one Chroicocephalus ridibundus chromosome 13, bChrRid1.1, whole genome shotgun sequence window:
- the KIAA1671 gene encoding uncharacterized protein KIAA1671 homolog isoform X6, with product MTYSLWAALIRRIDQLKQCFSRQPPGAKDTDTLVQEPDSQYGTWNEQRHSGDSFVPESPSSENDVISSRKQPPNSHPSSLSSQTEPASLVDHHDFSKDQRSTSLDRSSTDMDSTDGTDLPPPGDTYPDEKTTDFSFIDQTTVLDSSALKTRVQLSKKRRRRAPISHSLRRSRGLEFENRFSLTEEPDNTWMFKDSTEEKKTMQQEDSDEEEKVQHPTRSSSVHAQRLPVFPGMDHSVLKAQLRKRQECEGPGEVSSAQLFKSPKPQLGAPGGRVLPSSAEREDRSEEKSPQWLKELKSKKRQSHYENQV from the exons ATGACTTACTCCTTGTGGGCAGCACTAATTCGCCGGATA GACCAGCTGAAGCAGTGCTTCTCCAGGCAGCCCCCGGGAGCGAAGGACACAGACACGCTCGTGCAGGAGCCCGACAGCCAGTACGGCACCTGGAATGAGCAGCGGCACAGTGGGGACAG CTTTGTGCCCGAATCTCCTTCCTCGGAAAACGATGTCATTTCGTCGAGAAAGCAACCTCCAAATAGCCACCCGTCTTCGCTCTCCTCTCAAACGGAACCTGCCTCCCTGGTTGATCACCATGACTTCTCAAAAGACCAAAGGAGCACGAGTTTGGACCGTTCCAGCACTGACATGGACTCTACTGATGGGACTGATTTGCCTCCTCCGGGAGACACCTACCCTGATGAAAAGACCACTGATTTCTCTTTCATCGAT caAACCACCGTTCTGGACTCCAGTGCGCTGAAAACTCGGGTGCAGCTCAGCAAAAAGAGACGCCGTCGGGCTCCTATTTCCCACTCTCTTAGAAGAAGCAGAGGGCTGGAGTttgaaaacaggttttctttGACAGAAGAACCAGATAATACCTGGATGTTTAAAGATTCCACAG AGGAGAAGAAAACTATGCAACAGGAAGATTctgatgaggaagaaaaggtaCAGCATCCTACCAGATCGTCTTCTGTACATGCTCAGAGACTTCCCGTGTTTCCAGGAATGGACCACTCTGTTCTCAAG GCCCAACTGCGGAAAAGACAAGAGTGTGAGGGTCCTGGTGAAGTAAGTTCTGCTCAGCTCTTCAAATCCCCGAAGCCGCAGCTGGGAGCTCCTGGTGGCAGAGTGCTGCCCTCCAGTGCCGAGAGGGAGGACAG GTCAGAAGAAAAGTCTCCCCAGTGGCTGAAGGAGCTGAAATCGAAGAAGAGACAGAGCCATTATGAGAATCAGGTTTGA
- the KIAA1671 gene encoding uncharacterized protein KIAA1671 homolog isoform X5: protein MEYYYCPRLLKLLQYLWDQLKQCFSRQPPGAKDTDTLVQEPDSQYGTWNEQRHSGDSFVPESPSSENDVISSRKQPPNSHPSSLSSQTEPASLVDHHDFSKDQRSTSLDRSSTDMDSTDGTDLPPPGDTYPDEKTTDFSFIDQTTVLDSSALKTRVQLSKKRRRRAPISHSLRRSRGLEFENRFSLTEEPDNTWMFKDSTEEKKTMQQEDSDEEEKVQHPTRSSSVHAQRLPVFPGMDHSVLKAQLRKRQECEGPGEVSSAQLFKSPKPQLGAPGGRVLPSSAEREDRSEEKSPQWLKELKSKKRQSHYENQV from the exons GACCAGCTGAAGCAGTGCTTCTCCAGGCAGCCCCCGGGAGCGAAGGACACAGACACGCTCGTGCAGGAGCCCGACAGCCAGTACGGCACCTGGAATGAGCAGCGGCACAGTGGGGACAG CTTTGTGCCCGAATCTCCTTCCTCGGAAAACGATGTCATTTCGTCGAGAAAGCAACCTCCAAATAGCCACCCGTCTTCGCTCTCCTCTCAAACGGAACCTGCCTCCCTGGTTGATCACCATGACTTCTCAAAAGACCAAAGGAGCACGAGTTTGGACCGTTCCAGCACTGACATGGACTCTACTGATGGGACTGATTTGCCTCCTCCGGGAGACACCTACCCTGATGAAAAGACCACTGATTTCTCTTTCATCGAT caAACCACCGTTCTGGACTCCAGTGCGCTGAAAACTCGGGTGCAGCTCAGCAAAAAGAGACGCCGTCGGGCTCCTATTTCCCACTCTCTTAGAAGAAGCAGAGGGCTGGAGTttgaaaacaggttttctttGACAGAAGAACCAGATAATACCTGGATGTTTAAAGATTCCACAG AGGAGAAGAAAACTATGCAACAGGAAGATTctgatgaggaagaaaaggtaCAGCATCCTACCAGATCGTCTTCTGTACATGCTCAGAGACTTCCCGTGTTTCCAGGAATGGACCACTCTGTTCTCAAG GCCCAACTGCGGAAAAGACAAGAGTGTGAGGGTCCTGGTGAAGTAAGTTCTGCTCAGCTCTTCAAATCCCCGAAGCCGCAGCTGGGAGCTCCTGGTGGCAGAGTGCTGCCCTCCAGTGCCGAGAGGGAGGACAG GTCAGAAGAAAAGTCTCCCCAGTGGCTGAAGGAGCTGAAATCGAAGAAGAGACAGAGCCATTATGAGAATCAGGTTTGA